A stretch of Desulfobacter hydrogenophilus DNA encodes these proteins:
- a CDS encoding aconitate hydratase encodes MSALGLTHKILKDHLVEPAELPAPGELIKIKIDEAFTQDATGTMCMLQLEAMGVDKVKPLAVNFVDHSMLQSGFRNPDDHQYLRTVAAKLGIIFSPPGTGICHFTNMENFVKPGMTGVGADSHTVNAGGAGAIFMGAGGYDVALAMATGMYTMPMPKVTKVNLTGQLAKNCMAMDVILKMLEIVSVKGGKGIIFEYAGPGVKTLSLTERATITNMGAEMGATTSIFPSDENTKAFLESRGRGGDYTELSADEGASYDAEINVNLSEIEPLIAIYPSPGNVEKVKDHAGTKIHQVCIGSCTNSSFENIATFAESLKGKRVKVDTLLYPGSRSVAMQLADAGYISMMFNSGVRIMENGCGACIGQGGSPPSEGITLRTFNRNFPKRSGTDDAQCHLISPLVAAASALTGEITVPEAKDIAINVIPPVIDTDSFIMPDKADKSEGVVRGPNIMALPEFSPLPDVVKGEVLLKTGDNISTDDIQPAGVFLPLRSNVKEYAMQATYNQVDSTFAERAVAHRDAGGEGFIIGAENYGQGSSREHAALCPRWLGIRAVIVKSFARIHVANLVNFGIVPMTFKNPADYDKIKQGDTVSFDATNLAGDLFLEVNGEKLPLEPAFDKDMIPTLKLGGALAQFKATYKG; translated from the coding sequence ATGAGCGCTTTAGGTTTAACACACAAAATTCTTAAAGACCACTTGGTCGAACCGGCTGAATTGCCGGCACCCGGAGAATTGATTAAAATCAAGATTGATGAGGCTTTCACACAGGATGCCACAGGTACCATGTGTATGCTTCAGCTGGAAGCCATGGGCGTTGATAAAGTAAAACCCCTTGCTGTAAACTTTGTTGACCACAGTATGCTCCAATCGGGTTTCAGAAACCCGGATGACCATCAATACCTGAGAACTGTTGCCGCAAAACTTGGCATCATCTTTTCTCCGCCGGGCACCGGTATCTGTCATTTCACCAATATGGAAAACTTCGTTAAACCCGGTATGACAGGCGTTGGTGCTGACAGTCATACTGTAAATGCCGGTGGTGCAGGTGCGATCTTCATGGGTGCTGGTGGATATGACGTTGCACTGGCAATGGCTACAGGCATGTACACCATGCCCATGCCCAAGGTGACCAAGGTTAACCTGACCGGTCAGCTGGCCAAAAACTGTATGGCCATGGACGTCATCTTAAAGATGCTGGAAATCGTATCCGTAAAAGGCGGCAAGGGCATTATCTTTGAGTATGCAGGTCCCGGCGTTAAAACCCTGTCTCTGACAGAACGTGCCACCATCACCAACATGGGTGCTGAAATGGGTGCCACCACCTCTATCTTCCCAAGTGATGAAAACACCAAAGCCTTCCTGGAAAGCCGTGGTCGCGGTGGTGACTACACCGAACTGTCCGCAGATGAAGGCGCTTCCTATGATGCAGAAATTAATGTTAACCTGTCTGAAATCGAACCGCTGATCGCCATCTATCCCTCTCCGGGTAATGTTGAAAAAGTTAAAGATCATGCCGGAACTAAAATTCATCAGGTCTGTATCGGTTCCTGTACCAACAGCTCCTTTGAAAATATCGCCACATTTGCAGAATCCCTTAAAGGCAAACGTGTTAAAGTTGATACCCTGCTATATCCGGGTTCCAGATCCGTTGCCATGCAGCTTGCCGACGCAGGTTACATCTCAATGATGTTTAATTCCGGCGTCAGAATCATGGAGAATGGTTGCGGCGCCTGCATCGGCCAGGGCGGTTCCCCCCCAAGTGAAGGTATCACCCTCAGAACTTTCAACCGTAACTTCCCGAAACGTTCAGGTACGGACGACGCCCAGTGTCATCTGATCAGCCCGCTTGTTGCAGCGGCCAGTGCCTTGACCGGTGAAATTACCGTTCCTGAAGCAAAAGACATTGCCATTAACGTCATTCCGCCTGTTATCGACACGGATTCTTTCATCATGCCGGATAAGGCCGATAAGTCCGAAGGCGTTGTTCGCGGACCCAACATCATGGCACTGCCTGAATTCTCACCGCTGCCCGACGTTGTGAAAGGCGAAGTTCTGCTTAAAACCGGCGACAACATCAGTACTGACGACATCCAGCCTGCCGGTGTATTCCTGCCCCTGCGCTCCAATGTTAAAGAATATGCCATGCAGGCAACTTACAACCAGGTTGACAGCACCTTCGCCGAACGCGCTGTGGCTCACAGAGACGCCGGCGGAGAAGGTTTCATTATTGGTGCTGAAAACTACGGTCAGGGAAGTTCCCGTGAGCATGCTGCACTTTGCCCAAGATGGCTTGGCATCCGCGCTGTCATTGTTAAATCTTTTGCCCGTATCCATGTGGCCAACCTGGTTAACTTCGGTATCGTTCCCATGACCTTTAAGAACCCGGCTGACTATGACAAAATTAAACAGGGCGACACCGTATCCTTTGATGCCACAAACCTGGCCGGAGATCTGTTCCTTGAGGTCAATGGAGAAAAACTTCCCCTTGAACCTGCTTTTGACAAAGACATGATCCCCACGCTTAAACTAGGTGGTGCTCTGGCTCAGTTTAAAGCGACCTACAAGGGATAA
- the proS gene encoding proline--tRNA ligase, with translation MGKKVKTAITPTREEDYSQWYQEVVKASDMSENSPVRGCMVIKPWGFAIWENIQRQMDAMFKETGVKNAYFPLFIPLSYLEKEAEHVDGFAKECAVVTHHKLEKGEDGRLVPAGELAEPLIVRPTSETIIGESMSRWTSSYRDLPILLNQWANVVRWEMRTRMFLRTSEFLWQEGHTAHATKDEAMERTLQMLEIYARFVEERLAMPVIKGRKSESERFPGADDTTCIEAMMQDKRALQAGTSHFLGQNFAKSSNIKFQNEAGQEDYAWTTSWGTSTRMIGGMIMVHSDDDGLVVPPRIAPAHVVILPIIKKGADNSGVLESAETLKVALRQQTYYGLPVEVEIDSRDIGGARGWEWVKKGIPVRVELGPRDIENNSVFMARRDTGEKKGLNRDEFINTIADILDDIQDTLFQRAHAFREANTVFIDEKDKFYDLYKNAKGYNNGAFVMAHWCGSGQCEEKIKQDLSVTIRCIPFDSPDEEGTCICCGAKSDRRVLFAKAY, from the coding sequence ATGGGAAAGAAAGTTAAAACCGCCATCACCCCCACCAGGGAAGAAGATTATTCCCAGTGGTACCAGGAGGTGGTAAAAGCCTCGGACATGTCAGAAAATTCTCCGGTCCGCGGATGCATGGTGATTAAACCCTGGGGATTTGCGATCTGGGAAAACATCCAGCGTCAGATGGATGCCATGTTCAAGGAAACCGGGGTAAAAAACGCCTATTTCCCATTATTTATTCCCCTAAGCTACCTTGAAAAAGAGGCCGAGCATGTGGACGGCTTTGCCAAGGAGTGTGCCGTTGTCACCCATCACAAGCTGGAAAAGGGCGAAGACGGCCGGCTTGTACCGGCCGGGGAGCTGGCCGAGCCATTGATTGTCCGGCCCACATCCGAAACCATTATTGGTGAGTCCATGTCCAGATGGACCTCATCCTACCGGGATCTGCCCATTCTTTTAAACCAGTGGGCCAATGTGGTGCGCTGGGAAATGCGCACGCGCATGTTTCTGCGCACCAGTGAGTTTTTATGGCAGGAAGGGCATACGGCCCATGCCACCAAAGATGAGGCCATGGAACGTACCCTTCAAATGCTGGAAATTTACGCCAGGTTTGTTGAGGAGCGGCTGGCCATGCCGGTAATCAAAGGCCGTAAGAGTGAATCCGAACGGTTTCCCGGGGCGGATGACACCACCTGTATTGAAGCCATGATGCAGGACAAAAGGGCGCTTCAAGCCGGTACCTCCCATTTCCTGGGCCAGAATTTTGCCAAAAGCTCCAACATAAAATTTCAGAATGAAGCGGGCCAGGAAGACTATGCATGGACCACGTCCTGGGGAACATCCACCCGGATGATCGGCGGCATGATCATGGTGCATTCCGATGATGACGGCCTGGTCGTCCCGCCGCGCATTGCCCCGGCCCATGTGGTGATCCTGCCCATTATCAAGAAGGGGGCTGACAATTCAGGTGTTCTGGAAAGCGCTGAAACCCTTAAAGTTGCCCTAAGACAACAGACCTATTACGGCCTGCCCGTGGAAGTGGAGATCGACAGTCGGGATATCGGTGGTGCCAGGGGTTGGGAATGGGTGAAAAAAGGTATTCCGGTGCGCGTGGAACTGGGTCCCAGGGACATTGAAAATAACAGTGTGTTCATGGCCCGCAGGGACACCGGTGAGAAAAAGGGGCTTAACAGGGATGAATTTATAAATACCATTGCCGACATTCTGGATGACATCCAGGACACCTTGTTCCAGCGTGCCCACGCTTTTCGGGAAGCCAACACCGTTTTCATTGATGAAAAAGATAAGTTTTACGATCTGTATAAAAACGCAAAAGGGTATAACAACGGCGCGTTTGTCATGGCCCACTGGTGCGGATCAGGGCAGTGTGAAGAAAAAATAAAACAGGATCTGTCCGTAACCATTCGGTGCATTCCCTTTGACAGCCCTGACGAAGAGGGAACCTGTATTTGCTGTGGTGCAAAAAGTGATCGACGGGTTCTGTTTGCCAAGGCCTACTAA
- a CDS encoding class I SAM-dependent methyltransferase, with protein MISSVKTHYTRPGLGAKIRQGLEKAGKIPEQINLRDLAPVDQLHTGGGAATLELVAQAGLDKGMTILDAGCGIGGTSRLLAQKFGLVVHGIDLSKDFIETANVLNQWCGFAEDGTINLKQGSLMALPYPDNFFDAVLCQHVLLNIKDKPKAFAELSRVLASRGKLILHEIVDGPGPAPRYPVPWAANESASMLCSRQDLGEYAKKAGFELVFSEDKTHSAALWWKKINAIKKARGTGPLNPGLVFGENAGQFGANMEQNFKEQAVLCVEYIWIKSNFI; from the coding sequence ATGATAAGCTCGGTTAAAACCCATTACACCCGCCCGGGGCTTGGGGCAAAAATTCGTCAGGGCCTTGAAAAAGCAGGCAAAATTCCCGAACAGATCAACCTGCGGGATCTTGCCCCGGTGGACCAACTTCATACGGGGGGGGGGGCTGCCACCCTCGAATTGGTGGCACAGGCCGGTTTAGACAAAGGCATGACCATTCTGGATGCAGGCTGCGGCATTGGCGGCACATCCCGGCTTCTGGCACAAAAGTTCGGTCTTGTTGTCCATGGTATTGACCTGTCCAAAGACTTCATTGAAACCGCAAACGTGTTAAATCAGTGGTGCGGCTTTGCAGAGGACGGCACCATAAACTTGAAACAGGGGTCCCTGATGGCGTTACCTTACCCGGACAACTTTTTTGACGCCGTGCTCTGCCAGCATGTACTACTCAACATCAAAGATAAACCAAAGGCCTTTGCCGAACTTTCAAGGGTACTGGCCTCCCGGGGCAAGCTGATCCTGCACGAGATTGTGGATGGCCCCGGCCCTGCCCCCCGTTACCCTGTTCCCTGGGCCGCTAACGAGTCGGCCTCCATGCTCTGTTCCCGGCAAGATCTTGGGGAATATGCAAAAAAGGCCGGATTTGAACTTGTTTTCAGTGAAGATAAAACACACAGTGCGGCGCTTTGGTGGAAAAAGATCAATGCCATTAAAAAAGCCAGGGGCACAGGCCCTTTGAACCCGGGCCTGGTTTTCGGGGAAAATGCCGGACAATTTGGCGCAAACATGGAACAAAATTTCAAAGAACAGGCGGTGCTTTGCGTGGAATACATCTGGATAAAATCCAATTTTATTTAA
- the ispG gene encoding flavodoxin-dependent (E)-4-hydroxy-3-methylbut-2-enyl-diphosphate synthase: MPLLKERRKTRQIKVGSQPVGSGAQVSVQSMTNTQTQDVQATINQILSLEKAGCEIIRAAVPDMEAAKALKKIKEKIHIPLIADIHFDWRLAIASAESGVDGLRINPGNIGTADKIKAVVDCAKVHNLPIRIGVNGGSLEKEIEKQYGVTARGMVESALANIRILEDLGFYNIKVSLKASDVERTVEAYRQLSPLTDVPLHVGITEAGGLYAGITKSAIGIGMLLSEGIGDTIRVSLTRDPVEEIRTGYEILRALGLRQRGPELISCPTCGRCKINLFKIAEQVEKALLERSARIKVAIMGCVVNGPGEAKEADIGIAGGDGMGILFKKGKVIRKIDQAYLVDELIKEIDAMILNAEEINGKES; this comes from the coding sequence ATGCCGCTGCTCAAAGAACGCCGGAAAACCCGGCAGATAAAGGTGGGATCACAACCCGTGGGCTCCGGGGCACAGGTTTCGGTTCAGTCCATGACCAATACCCAGACCCAGGATGTGCAAGCCACTATAAATCAGATATTGTCCCTGGAAAAGGCCGGGTGCGAAATTATCCGGGCAGCCGTGCCGGATATGGAAGCGGCCAAGGCTTTAAAAAAAATTAAAGAAAAAATTCACATCCCCTTGATTGCCGACATCCATTTTGACTGGCGGCTGGCCATTGCTTCGGCCGAATCCGGTGTGGATGGGCTGCGGATCAATCCGGGGAATATCGGCACGGCCGACAAAATAAAAGCAGTTGTGGACTGTGCCAAGGTCCACAACCTTCCCATCCGCATCGGGGTAAACGGCGGATCTTTGGAAAAAGAAATTGAGAAGCAATACGGTGTGACGGCCCGGGGCATGGTGGAAAGCGCTCTTGCCAATATCCGGATTTTAGAAGATCTGGGGTTTTATAATATTAAGGTCTCCTTGAAGGCTTCGGATGTGGAACGTACCGTGGAGGCCTACCGGCAGCTTTCCCCGTTGACCGACGTGCCCCTTCATGTGGGGATTACCGAGGCGGGTGGGCTTTATGCCGGCATTACCAAGTCCGCCATCGGCATCGGCATGCTGCTGTCCGAAGGAATCGGGGACACCATCCGGGTTTCGCTGACCCGGGACCCGGTGGAAGAGATCCGTACCGGGTATGAAATTTTACGGGCATTGGGTTTGCGTCAACGGGGTCCGGAGCTGATTTCCTGTCCCACCTGCGGGCGGTGTAAAATAAATTTGTTTAAAATTGCCGAACAGGTAGAAAAAGCTTTACTTGAGCGCTCAGCACGGATTAAAGTTGCTATTATGGGATGCGTGGTCAATGGTCCGGGAGAAGCCAAAGAAGCGGACATCGGTATTGCCGGTGGTGACGGCATGGGAATTTTGTTTAAAAAGGGAAAAGTTATCCGCAAAATTGACCAGGCGTATCTTGTGGATGAATTGATAAAAGAAATTGACGCAATGATCTTAAATGCGGAGGAAATAAATGGGAAAGAAAGTTAA
- a CDS encoding methyltransferase — protein sequence MKKSSKNRLTIHQQALFPKDTLFDKIARAVCRSQTLPRKELYEAWEVAKRIRRIFRGGRIVDLACGHGLVSHILLLIDDTSPNALAVDTHIPQNANALSQNLINTWPRLKDRIFFSQMPLEQVELSSQDIVVSVHACGTLTDTVIEKALSARAKLAVLPCCHDLDACDTGGLEGWMDGPLAVDATRAFKLAGKGYTVMTKKIPVEITPKNRLLMAYPK from the coding sequence ATGAAAAAATCCTCTAAAAACAGGCTCACCATACATCAACAGGCGTTATTTCCCAAGGACACCCTTTTTGATAAAATTGCAAGGGCGGTATGCCGGTCCCAGACGCTGCCGAGAAAAGAACTTTACGAAGCATGGGAGGTGGCAAAGCGAATCAGAAGGATCTTCCGGGGTGGCAGAATAGTGGATTTGGCATGTGGCCACGGTCTGGTTTCCCATATTTTACTATTAATAGATGATACCTCGCCCAACGCCCTTGCCGTTGATACGCATATTCCACAAAATGCAAACGCGCTGTCCCAAAATTTGATCAACACATGGCCCCGGTTAAAGGATAGAATTTTTTTTAGCCAGATGCCCCTTGAGCAGGTAGAACTATCTTCCCAGGATATTGTTGTATCCGTACATGCCTGTGGTACGCTTACAGATACGGTTATTGAAAAAGCGTTGTCGGCAAGGGCAAAACTTGCGGTGCTTCCATGCTGCCATGATCTTGACGCTTGCGACACAGGCGGCCTTGAAGGCTGGATGGACGGCCCCCTGGCCGTGGATGCCACACGGGCATTCAAATTGGCCGGCAAAGGATATACAGTGATGACAAAAAAGATTCCTGTAGAAATCACGCCTAAAAATCGTCTTCTCATGGCATATCCCAAATGA
- a CDS encoding RelA/SpoT family protein: protein MIRITDILDKIYEYSPDADVSLIDRAYIYSARVHEGQVRLSGEPYLSHPLEVANILADMKLDMESIAAALLHDVIEDTPATKEDISDMFGPGVAHIVEGVTKLSALHAATKVAQQAESLRKMILAMADDIRVVLIKLADRLHNMRTLKYHKKPEKQAAIAQETLDIYAPIAARLGIFWIKNELEEMAFFYTLREEHDRILTLVNKAKDEQEAYIDEVSNSLHYKMDEMELPCQIKGRFKSFYSIYQKMLSQGLEFHEVYDIIAFRIILDTVPQCYAAMGAVHSMWKPIYYKIKDYIGNPKPNMYQSIHTTVIGPKGERVEIQIRTHEMNRVAESGIAAHWSYKEGSKIDENTGELFAWIRNLVENQENLKDPDEFLENVRIDLYPGEIYVFTPAGEIKTLPKKATPVDFAYRIHTEVGAQCTGARVNGKLVPFSHELRTGDTIEIITTKGHNPSRDWLNFVKTVKAKTKIRAYINAREKERSSSLGREMCEKTFRKRNQNFNALIKSGDIGRVAESLGFKTVDDLIAHVGFGQMTALQVLKRAVPEFEKDPEDTDAAVIEKIVSRPSDKRTNGVIVKGLNDILVKFSKCCNPLPGDPIIGYITQGQGVAIHRKNCINVLKMSSERIIDVEWANGIKESYPASISIKTDDRHGLLADIAAVISKAGINILNAHSETSDEGIGVFYFTIMVESSGQLKKVMAELRRVKTVNDVRRIVTVDT from the coding sequence ATGATTCGAATCACCGACATATTGGACAAAATTTATGAATATAGTCCAGATGCGGATGTCTCGCTCATTGACCGGGCTTATATCTATTCCGCCCGGGTTCATGAAGGCCAGGTCCGGCTCTCTGGAGAACCTTATCTATCCCACCCCCTGGAGGTTGCTAATATCCTGGCAGACATGAAGCTGGACATGGAGAGCATTGCTGCGGCCTTGCTCCATGATGTCATTGAGGACACCCCGGCCACCAAAGAAGATATTTCCGATATGTTTGGTCCCGGGGTCGCGCATATTGTGGAGGGCGTAACAAAGCTGTCCGCCCTGCATGCGGCCACCAAGGTCGCCCAGCAGGCAGAATCTCTGCGTAAAATGATTTTGGCCATGGCAGATGATATCCGGGTTGTTCTCATCAAGTTGGCAGACCGTCTGCACAATATGCGGACCCTCAAATACCACAAAAAACCTGAAAAACAGGCCGCCATCGCCCAGGAAACCCTGGATATCTATGCACCCATCGCCGCACGTCTTGGCATCTTCTGGATTAAAAATGAACTGGAAGAAATGGCCTTTTTTTACACCCTGCGTGAAGAGCACGATCGTATCCTTACCCTGGTTAATAAAGCCAAGGACGAGCAGGAAGCATATATTGATGAGGTCTCAAACTCCCTGCATTATAAAATGGATGAGATGGAATTGCCCTGCCAGATCAAGGGACGGTTTAAATCCTTTTACTCCATTTACCAGAAAATGTTGTCCCAGGGCCTTGAATTTCATGAGGTTTATGACATCATTGCCTTTCGCATCATCCTGGACACCGTGCCCCAGTGTTATGCTGCCATGGGGGCGGTTCACTCCATGTGGAAACCCATATATTACAAAATAAAGGACTATATCGGCAATCCCAAGCCCAATATGTACCAGTCCATCCACACCACGGTAATCGGCCCCAAGGGTGAACGGGTGGAAATTCAGATCAGGACCCATGAAATGAACCGGGTGGCAGAATCCGGCATAGCAGCCCACTGGTCATACAAGGAAGGTAGCAAAATTGACGAAAACACCGGCGAACTGTTTGCCTGGATTCGGAATCTTGTGGAGAACCAGGAAAACCTCAAAGATCCGGATGAATTCCTTGAAAATGTGCGCATAGATCTCTATCCCGGAGAAATTTACGTATTTACCCCGGCAGGCGAGATCAAAACGCTTCCCAAAAAGGCCACACCCGTTGACTTTGCTTACCGGATTCACACGGAGGTTGGGGCCCAGTGCACAGGTGCCCGGGTCAATGGTAAGCTTGTACCCTTTTCCCATGAACTGCGTACCGGCGATACCATTGAAATCATAACCACCAAAGGACACAACCCCAGCCGGGACTGGCTCAATTTTGTTAAAACAGTTAAGGCAAAGACAAAAATCAGGGCCTATATCAATGCCAGGGAAAAGGAGCGAAGCTCTTCCCTGGGACGGGAAATGTGTGAGAAAACATTCAGAAAACGTAATCAAAATTTCAACGCCCTGATCAAGTCAGGTGATATCGGCAGGGTGGCAGAGTCATTGGGATTCAAAACGGTTGACGACCTGATCGCCCATGTGGGGTTCGGACAAATGACAGCGCTTCAGGTGCTGAAACGGGCTGTGCCGGAATTTGAAAAAGATCCAGAGGATACCGATGCTGCCGTTATTGAAAAAATAGTTTCCCGGCCTTCGGACAAACGGACCAACGGGGTTATTGTAAAAGGACTCAATGATATTCTGGTCAAGTTCTCAAAATGCTGCAATCCTTTGCCCGGAGATCCCATAATCGGATATATCACCCAGGGCCAAGGGGTCGCCATCCACCGGAAGAACTGCATTAACGTTTTAAAAATGAGCAGTGAACGGATTATTGACGTCGAATGGGCCAATGGTATTAAGGAATCATACCCTGCATCCATTAGCATCAAGACAGACGATCGCCATGGCCTTCTGGCCGACATTGCTGCTGTCATTTCCAAGGCTGGTATCAATATTTTAAACGCGCACTCGGAAACATCGGACGAGGGCATTGGGGTTTTTTATTTCACCATCATGGTGGAAAGTTCGGGACAGCTTAAAAAAGTTATGGCAGAACTTCGCCGGGTAAAAACCGTTAACGATGTCAGGCGGATCGTTACTGTAGACACTTGA
- a CDS encoding aminotransferase class IV: MDTYYIDGKFVSEDKATLSVKDITVLRGFGVFDFLITYNKRPFRLEKHVERLENSARHIGLELNHSNKDICDIVMQTIEKNSHHKEENIRIVYTGGISSDGVTPQGNGILMVMATPKHELPDWWYTKGTKIITVDMERFIPEAKSSNYLSAVFAQQKARSQGAVEAIYKNRDNRLLEGTTTNLFAFKGTTLITPPVDILPGVTRGAVLERLEKKYDIVLDFIPQADIADMDEVFITASNKEIVPVIQVDDTVIADGKPGEKTRALLADWKAYTTAYGRGEAD; this comes from the coding sequence ATGGACACTTATTATATTGACGGCAAATTCGTATCCGAAGACAAGGCCACGCTTTCTGTAAAAGACATCACCGTATTAAGGGGATTTGGCGTATTTGACTTTCTGATCACCTATAACAAACGGCCCTTCCGCCTGGAAAAACATGTGGAACGTCTGGAAAATTCCGCCCGGCATATCGGACTTGAACTGAATCATTCCAACAAAGATATCTGCGACATTGTCATGCAGACCATAGAAAAAAATTCGCATCACAAAGAGGAGAATATCCGTATTGTCTACACGGGCGGCATCAGCTCTGACGGTGTAACCCCCCAGGGAAACGGCATCCTCATGGTCATGGCCACGCCCAAACATGAACTGCCGGACTGGTGGTACACCAAAGGCACCAAAATCATCACCGTGGATATGGAAAGATTTATCCCCGAAGCCAAGAGCAGCAACTATCTGTCAGCCGTTTTTGCCCAGCAAAAGGCCCGCAGCCAGGGCGCCGTTGAAGCCATCTACAAAAACAGGGACAATCGCCTGCTCGAAGGCACCACCACCAATCTTTTCGCGTTCAAAGGCACCACCCTGATCACCCCGCCCGTCGACATTCTACCCGGCGTAACCCGGGGTGCCGTGCTGGAACGTTTAGAAAAAAAATATGACATTGTCCTGGATTTTATTCCCCAGGCAGATATAGCCGACATGGATGAAGTGTTTATTACGGCATCCAACAAAGAGATCGTACCCGTCATCCAGGTGGACGATACGGTCATAGCCGACGGCAAACCCGGAGAAAAAACACGTGCTCTGCTGGCGGACTGGAAAGCCTACACAACAGCATACGGTCGTGGAGAAGCAGACTGA
- a CDS encoding sulfite exporter TauE/SafE family protein: MIYIALYLAIGGVAGVLAGLLGIGGGLIIVPMLTSVFTHQNVAHEVIVHMALGTSLASILFTSVSSMRSHHKRGAVVWPVVFRITPGILVGTFTGTWIASMLSTNFLKCFFGIFLYYVATQMLMGMKPKPTRDIPGTAGIFAAGSIIGVFSSLVGIGGGTLSVPFLTWCNTKIHKAIGTSAGIGFPIAAAGFIGYVINGLGAPNLPPFSLGFVNLGALAGIVAASVLTAPIGVKLAHNLPVDKLKRVFAVLLYVVGTRMLISVFW; encoded by the coding sequence ATGATTTATATCGCGTTGTATTTGGCTATAGGTGGTGTGGCCGGTGTACTAGCCGGACTTTTAGGTATTGGCGGCGGCCTTATAATTGTTCCCATGCTCACGTCGGTTTTTACGCACCAAAATGTGGCCCATGAAGTCATTGTTCACATGGCACTGGGCACGTCTTTGGCAAGCATTTTGTTTACGTCGGTTTCAAGTATGCGTTCCCATCATAAACGCGGCGCTGTGGTCTGGCCCGTAGTATTCAGAATCACGCCGGGTATCCTGGTGGGGACATTTACAGGGACCTGGATTGCCTCCATGCTTTCCACCAATTTTCTTAAATGTTTTTTCGGTATCTTTTTATACTATGTGGCCACCCAGATGCTCATGGGAATGAAACCCAAACCCACCCGGGACATCCCCGGCACAGCAGGCATCTTTGCGGCGGGCAGCATCATCGGTGTATTTTCAAGCCTTGTGGGCATTGGCGGCGGTACCCTGTCCGTACCGTTTCTGACCTGGTGCAATACCAAAATCCATAAAGCCATCGGTACTTCTGCAGGTATTGGGTTTCCCATTGCCGCAGCCGGGTTCATAGGGTATGTGATCAACGGGCTTGGTGCACCGAACCTGCCGCCCTTCTCCCTGGGATTTGTTAATCTTGGCGCCTTGGCAGGAATTGTCGCGGCCTCAGTGCTCACTGCGCCCATTGGGGTGAAACTTGCCCACAACCTGCCCGTTGATAAGCTCAAACGTGTTTTTGCCGTGCTGCTTTACGTGGTGGGCACAAGAATGCTGATCTCTGTGTTTTGGTAA
- the glk gene encoding glucokinase yields the protein MMLAGDIGGTKTMLAVYADRTQVPANPVHEIRFKSADYPSFETIVQEFLDQTGAKPQAACFGVAGPVKDRHSRITNLPWNIDADEIEQACGIPKISLINDLKAIAVSVPHLGKDSLSTLNPGIADPKGNKAVIAPGTGLGVAFLVWAGARYHAFASEGGHTAFSPRDAQDLKLLKFLTRRYGHVSFERVCSGSHLPCIYEYFLENKIFPEPAWLGEKLDAAMDKTRVIVETALENKADICEATLDMFVRALGAVTSNMAVTLLPTGGIYLGGGIPPRILKRLAQPDFLGRIADKGRFSSLCANMPVHVILDPQAALHGAAWYGFEKGLSGGQTRSVAHHLL from the coding sequence ATGATGCTTGCAGGAGATATCGGCGGCACAAAAACTATGCTTGCGGTCTATGCCGACAGAACTCAAGTGCCGGCAAATCCGGTTCACGAAATCCGCTTTAAAAGTGCCGATTATCCATCGTTTGAAACCATTGTTCAAGAATTTTTAGATCAGACCGGTGCAAAACCCCAGGCTGCCTGTTTCGGGGTGGCAGGTCCGGTAAAGGACCGCCATTCCCGGATCACCAATCTGCCCTGGAACATCGATGCTGATGAAATTGAGCAGGCCTGCGGTATCCCCAAAATCTCTTTGATTAATGATTTAAAAGCCATTGCCGTTTCAGTGCCCCATCTGGGCAAAGACAGCCTTTCTACCCTGAACCCGGGAATTGCCGATCCCAAAGGAAACAAAGCGGTTATTGCACCAGGTACGGGCTTAGGCGTTGCCTTTCTGGTCTGGGCCGGTGCGCGGTACCATGCCTTTGCCAGCGAAGGGGGGCATACGGCCTTTTCTCCCCGGGATGCCCAGGACCTTAAACTTCTGAAATTTTTAACCCGGCGGTATGGCCACGTCAGTTTTGAACGGGTGTGTTCGGGAAGCCATCTGCCCTGTATTTATGAATATTTTTTGGAAAATAAAATTTTTCCGGAACCTGCCTGGTTAGGGGAAAAGCTGGATGCGGCGATGGACAAAACACGGGTGATTGTGGAAACCGCCCTTGAAAACAAGGCTGATATCTGCGAAGCCACACTGGATATGTTTGTCCGGGCCCTTGGCGCGGTCACCAGCAATATGGCTGTGACGCTTTTGCCCACAGGCGGCATCTATCTGGGCGGCGGCATACCGCCTCGCATTCTTAAAAGGCTGGCCCAGCCCGATTTTTTAGGCCGCATCGCCGACAAGGGCCGTTTTTCTTCATTGTGCGCCAATATGCCCGTTCATGTAATTCTTGATCCCCAGGCGGCTTTGCATGGTGCTGCCTGGTATGGGTTTGAGAAAGGGTTGTCGGGTGGACAAACGCGCAGCGTTGCCCACCATCTTCTCTAA